In a genomic window of Phyllostomus discolor isolate MPI-MPIP mPhyDis1 chromosome 5, mPhyDis1.pri.v3, whole genome shotgun sequence:
- the LOC118500744 gene encoding N-acetyllactosaminide beta-1,6-N-acetylglucosaminyl-transferase-like isoform X2 has product MGSWKHCLFSVSLITALIFVVVYNNKLWDKKHFLRASLSNASLLTETCHQIFKGKVFYSTENALKTTLGESACFEYMTRSHYITETLSEEESGFPLAYTVTIHKDFGTFERLFRAIYMPQNVYCIHVDEKATVEFKDAVEQLLNCFPNAFLASKMEPVVYGGISRLQADLNCIKDLVASEIPWKYTINTCGQDFPLKTNKEIVQYLKGFKGKNITPGVLPPNHAIGRTKYVHQEILHKKNSYVLKTTKLKTSPPHNMTIYFGTAYVALTREFANFVLQDQQALDLLSWSKDTYSPDEHFWVTLNRIPALVPETDRTGWNPSSSLTTM; this is encoded by the coding sequence ATGGGCTCCTGGAAGCACTGTCTTTTTAGTGTGTCTCTTATCACTGCCCTGATTTTTGTAGTTGTTTACAATAACAAATTATGGGATAAGAAACATTTTCTGAGGGCATCTCTTTCCAATGCTTCGCTCTTAACAGAAACCTGTCATCAGATTTTCAAGGGGAAGGTCTTTTACTCAACAGAGAATGCATTGAAAACTACCCTTGGTGAATCTGCCTGTTTTGAATACATGACTCGAAGTCACTATATAACAGAAACACTCTCTGAAGAAGAGTCTGGCTTTCCTTTGGCTTACACAGTCACCATCCACAAAGACTTTGGCACATTTGAGAGACTCTTCAGAGCTATTTACATGCCTCAGAATGTCTACTGCATTCATGTGGATGAAAAGGCGACAGTCGAATTTAAAGATGCAGTGGAGCAATTACTGAACTGCTTCCCAAATGCTTTTCTGGCTTCCAAGATGGAGCCAGTTGTCTATGGTGGGATTTCCAGGCTCCAGGCTGACCTGAACTGCATCAAAGATCTTGTGGCCTCGGAGATCCCATGGAAGTACACCATCAACACCTGTGGGCAAGATTTCCCCCTGAAAACCAACAAGGAAATAGTTCAGTATCTGAAAGgatttaaagggaaaaacattACCCCCGGAGTGCTGCCTCCCAATCATGCTATTGGCCGGACTAAATATGTCCACCAAGAAATATTACACAAAAAAAATTCCTATgtgcttaaaacaacaaaattgaaaacttcgCCTCCTCACAACATGACCATCTACTTTGGCACTGCCTATGTGGCCCTCACAAGGGAATTCGCTAACTTTGTCCTCCAAGACCAGCAAGCACTTGACTTACTGTCCTGGTCCAAGGACACGTATAGTCCTGATGAACATTTCTGGGTGACGCTCAATAGGATTCCTG
- the LOC118500744 gene encoding N-acetyllactosaminide beta-1,6-N-acetylglucosaminyl-transferase-like isoform X3: MGSWKHCLFSVSLITALIFVVVYNNKLWDKKHFLRASLSNASLLTETCHQIFKGKVFYSTENALKTTLGESACFEYMTRSHYITETLSEEESGFPLAYTVTIHKDFGTFERLFRAIYMPQNVYCIHVDEKATVEFKDAVEQLLNCFPNAFLASKMEPVVYGGISRLQADLNCIKDLVASEIPWKYTINTCGQDFPLKTNKEIVQYLKGFKGKNITPGVLPPNHAIGRTKYVHQEILHKKNSYVLKTTKLKTSPPHNMTIYFGTAYVALTREFANFVLQDQQALDLLSWSKDTYSPDEHFWVTLNRIPERNLL, translated from the coding sequence ATGGGCTCCTGGAAGCACTGTCTTTTTAGTGTGTCTCTTATCACTGCCCTGATTTTTGTAGTTGTTTACAATAACAAATTATGGGATAAGAAACATTTTCTGAGGGCATCTCTTTCCAATGCTTCGCTCTTAACAGAAACCTGTCATCAGATTTTCAAGGGGAAGGTCTTTTACTCAACAGAGAATGCATTGAAAACTACCCTTGGTGAATCTGCCTGTTTTGAATACATGACTCGAAGTCACTATATAACAGAAACACTCTCTGAAGAAGAGTCTGGCTTTCCTTTGGCTTACACAGTCACCATCCACAAAGACTTTGGCACATTTGAGAGACTCTTCAGAGCTATTTACATGCCTCAGAATGTCTACTGCATTCATGTGGATGAAAAGGCGACAGTCGAATTTAAAGATGCAGTGGAGCAATTACTGAACTGCTTCCCAAATGCTTTTCTGGCTTCCAAGATGGAGCCAGTTGTCTATGGTGGGATTTCCAGGCTCCAGGCTGACCTGAACTGCATCAAAGATCTTGTGGCCTCGGAGATCCCATGGAAGTACACCATCAACACCTGTGGGCAAGATTTCCCCCTGAAAACCAACAAGGAAATAGTTCAGTATCTGAAAGgatttaaagggaaaaacattACCCCCGGAGTGCTGCCTCCCAATCATGCTATTGGCCGGACTAAATATGTCCACCAAGAAATATTACACAAAAAAAATTCCTATgtgcttaaaacaacaaaattgaaaacttcgCCTCCTCACAACATGACCATCTACTTTGGCACTGCCTATGTGGCCCTCACAAGGGAATTCGCTAACTTTGTCCTCCAAGACCAGCAAGCACTTGACTTACTGTCCTGGTCCAAGGACACGTATAGTCCTGATGAACATTTCTGGGTGACGCTCAATAGGATTCCTG
- the LOC118500744 gene encoding N-acetyllactosaminide beta-1,6-N-acetylglucosaminyl-transferase-like isoform X1, with protein sequence MGSWKHCLFSVSLITALIFVVVYNNKLWDKKHFLRASLSNASLLTETCHQIFKGKVFYSTENALKTTLGESACFEYMTRSHYITETLSEEESGFPLAYTVTIHKDFGTFERLFRAIYMPQNVYCIHVDEKATVEFKDAVEQLLNCFPNAFLASKMEPVVYGGISRLQADLNCIKDLVASEIPWKYTINTCGQDFPLKTNKEIVQYLKGFKGKNITPGVLPPNHAIGRTKYVHQEILHKKNSYVLKTTKLKTSPPHNMTIYFGTAYVALTREFANFVLQDQQALDLLSWSKDTYSPDEHFWVTLNRIPEWGYFHTLEDSNPGTVKEILQHKCFLKERAGKLNIMLHLSYLNFTEILERGRYYHLQFTDK encoded by the exons ATGGGCTCCTGGAAGCACTGTCTTTTTAGTGTGTCTCTTATCACTGCCCTGATTTTTGTAGTTGTTTACAATAACAAATTATGGGATAAGAAACATTTTCTGAGGGCATCTCTTTCCAATGCTTCGCTCTTAACAGAAACCTGTCATCAGATTTTCAAGGGGAAGGTCTTTTACTCAACAGAGAATGCATTGAAAACTACCCTTGGTGAATCTGCCTGTTTTGAATACATGACTCGAAGTCACTATATAACAGAAACACTCTCTGAAGAAGAGTCTGGCTTTCCTTTGGCTTACACAGTCACCATCCACAAAGACTTTGGCACATTTGAGAGACTCTTCAGAGCTATTTACATGCCTCAGAATGTCTACTGCATTCATGTGGATGAAAAGGCGACAGTCGAATTTAAAGATGCAGTGGAGCAATTACTGAACTGCTTCCCAAATGCTTTTCTGGCTTCCAAGATGGAGCCAGTTGTCTATGGTGGGATTTCCAGGCTCCAGGCTGACCTGAACTGCATCAAAGATCTTGTGGCCTCGGAGATCCCATGGAAGTACACCATCAACACCTGTGGGCAAGATTTCCCCCTGAAAACCAACAAGGAAATAGTTCAGTATCTGAAAGgatttaaagggaaaaacattACCCCCGGAGTGCTGCCTCCCAATCATGCTATTGGCCGGACTAAATATGTCCACCAAGAAATATTACACAAAAAAAATTCCTATgtgcttaaaacaacaaaattgaaaacttcgCCTCCTCACAACATGACCATCTACTTTGGCACTGCCTATGTGGCCCTCACAAGGGAATTCGCTAACTTTGTCCTCCAAGACCAGCAAGCACTTGACTTACTGTCCTGGTCCAAGGACACGTATAGTCCTGATGAACATTTCTGGGTGACGCTCAATAGGATTCCTG AATGGGGCTATTTCCACACCCTAGAAGACTCCAATCCTGGTACTGTTAAAGAAATCCTCCAGCACAAGTGTTTTCTCAAGGAGAGAGCAGGAAAACTTAACATCATGCTTCATTTAAGCTATTTGAACTTCACAGAAATCCTTGAGAGAGGTAGATATTATCATCTCCAATTTACAGATAAGTAA